A window from Citrus sinensis cultivar Valencia sweet orange chromosome 3, DVS_A1.0, whole genome shotgun sequence encodes these proteins:
- the LOC107176835 gene encoding 21 kDa protein-like, whose product MKGSPFSHALTLLIFIQFATYMNTYCSAARPVQSETNTQFIKTSCRVTTYPDLCITTLSGYATKIQASPKLLASTALSVALKTALVTSTTMNKLSKSQGLNPREAAALYDCVDQLRDAVDELQNSISEMGRNERSNFALQMNNVQTWVSAALTNEDTCMDGFSRKSMNGNVKATVRRQISNVAHLTSNGLALVNSYASITSPK is encoded by the coding sequence ATGAAAGGCTCACCCTTTTCCCACGCACTAACTCTTCTCATCTTCATTCAATTTGCTACTTACATGAACACTTACTGCTCAGCGGCTAGGCCGGTTCAGAGTGAAACAAACACCCAGTTCATCAAAACCTCATGCCGTGTCACAACTTACCCTGACTTGTGCATCACCACTCTTTCCGGATATGCAACCAAAATCCAGGCGAGCCCCAAATTATTAGCCAGCACAGCCCTCTCCGTGGCGCTTAAAACTGCGCTTGTTACTTCAACAACAATGAACAAACTGTCCAAAAGCCAGGGCTTAAATCCTAGAGAAGCTGCAGCCTTGTACGATTGCGTTGATCAGTTGAGGGACGCAGTTGATGAGCTCCAAAATTCAATCAGTGAAATGGGACGTAATGAGCGCAGTAATTTTGCCCTCCAAATGAATAATGTACAAACATGGGTGAGTGCTGCATTAACGAATGAGGATACTTGCATGGATGGCTTTTCTAGGAAATCCATGAATGGGAATGTTAAGGCTACTGTACGGAGACAGATTTCAAACGTTGCACATTTGACTAGCAATGGTTTAGCTCTGGTTAACAGTTATGCCTCAATTACCTCACCTAAGTGA